Proteins from a single region of Thamnophis elegans isolate rThaEle1 chromosome 17, rThaEle1.pri, whole genome shotgun sequence:
- the LOC116520207 gene encoding lens fiber membrane intrinsic protein-like produces the protein MFGWMGGALLCAVSGLVLLIVATATDFWMQYRYSGSLSNQGLWRFCVGNKCHPHTITLAFWDATRAFMLISILSSFAGIILELMTYSGTNRFSRSRAAGVTLLIAGLFALLGLSVYTGVTVNFYGKRYADWRFSWSYILGWIAVLLTFSAALFHFCAVRRNLSPGGSGGTSG, from the exons ATGTTCGGTTGGATGGGAGGGGCCCTGCTGTGCGCCGTTTCTGGGCTGGTCCTCCTCATTGTTGCCACAGCCACGGACTTTTGGATGCAATACCGATACTCCGGCAGCCTCAGCAACCAAGGGCTCTGGCGCTTCTGTGTGGGGAACAAATGTCACCCGCACACCATCACTCTGG CTTTCTGGGATGCCACCCGGGCCTTCATGCTCATCTCCATCCTCTCCTCCTTTGCTGGGATCATCCTGGAACTGATGACCTACTCTggcaccaaccggttctcccgcaGCCGCGCTGCAGGGGTCACCCTCTTGATTGCAG GACTCTTCGCCTTGCTGGGCCTCTCCGTCTACACTGGCGTGACTGTGAATTTCTATGGCAAGCGCTACGCTGACTGGCGTTTCTCCTGGTCGTACATTCTGGGCTGGATCGCGGTTCTCCTGACCTTCTCAGCAG ctcTCTTCCACTTCTGTGCTGTCCGCAGAAATTTGTCTCCCGGTGGATCCGGCGGGACGAGCGGTTGA
- the LOC116520020 gene encoding V-type proton ATPase catalytic subunit A-like, which yields MDFSELPKIGDAEKESELGFVHGVSGPVVIACKMAGAAMYELVRVGHFELVGEIIRLDGDLATIQVYEETSGVCVGDPVLRTGKPLSVVLGPGIMGSIFDGIQRPLKDITELTKSIYIPRGINISALSKDLKWDFKPSSNIRVGSHLTGGDIYGAVHENSLIKHLIMVPPRSRGTVTHVAPAGNYNISDVVLELDFEGVKEKLTMMQVWPVRQIRPVSEKLPANHPLLTGQRVLDALFPCVQGGTTAIPGAFGCGKTVISQSLSKYSNSDVIIYVGCGERGNEMSEVLRDFPELTMEVDGKTETIMKRTSLVANTSNMPVAAREASIYTGITLSEYFRDMGYHVSMMADSTSRWAEALREISGRLAEMPADSGYPAYLGARLASFYERAGRVKCLGSPEREGSVSIVGAVSPPGGDFSDPVTSATLGIVQVFWGLDKKLAQRKHFPSVNWLISYSKYTRALDEHYERLYPEFISLRTKAKEILQEEEDLAEIVQLVGKASLAESDKITLEVAKLIKDDFLQQNGYSSYDRFCPFYKTVGMLQNMITFYELARHAVESTAQSDHKITWAIIRENLGDIMYKLSSMKFQDPGKDGEAKIKASYAQLNEEMQNAFRNLED from the exons TGGTGATTGCCTGCAAGATGGCCGGCGCAGCGATGTACGAGTTGGTCCGTGTTGGCCACTTTGAATTGGTGGGTGAGATAATCCGGCTGGATGGAGATCTGGCCACCATCCAAGTGTACGAGGAGACCT CGGGGGTCTGCGTAGGGGACCCCGTGCTGCGAACGGGGAAGCCGCTCTCCGTGGTCCTTGGGCCTGGGATCATGGGCTCCATCTTTGACGGGATCCAGCGTCCGCTGAAGGACATCACCGAGCTTACCAAAAGCATCTACATTCCCCGGGGGATCAACATTTCCGCTTTATCCAAGGACCTGAAGTGGGATTTTAAGCCGAGTTCCAACATCCGG gtTGGGAGCCATTTAACCGGTGGGGACATTTATGGCGCGGTGCATGAGAATTCCCTCATCAAACATCTGATCATGGTGCCGCCTCGGAGTCGTGGCACCGTCACCCACGTTGCCCCAGCTGGGAACTACAACATTTCG GATGTGGTGTTGGAGCTCGACTTCGAGGGTGTCAAAGAGAAACTGACCATGATGCAAGTCTGGCCCGTCCGGCAGATCCGTCCGGTGTCCGAGAAGCTCCCGGCCAATCACCCACTGCTTACTGGCCAGAGAGTTCTGGATGCGCTCTTTCC GTGCGTCCAAGGTGGCACCACGGCCATCCCAGGTGCCTTCGGGTGCGGGAAGACGGTCATTTCCCAGTCTCTGTCAAAGTACTCCAACAGTGATGTCATCATCTACGTGGGCTGCGGAGAGCGTGGGAACGAGATGTCGGAGGTGCTCAGGGACTTTCCCGAG CTCACCATGGAAGTAGACGGGAAGACGGAGACCATCATGAAGAGGACCTCGCTGGTGGCCAATACCTCCAACATGCCTGTGGCTGCTCGGGAAGCCTCAATTTACACGG gAATCACCCTTTCGGAATATTTCCGAGACATGGGATACCATGTTAGCATGATGGCTGATTCCACCTCCCGCTGGGCGGAAGCCCTTCGCGAGATCTCTGGACGTTTGGCTGAAATGCCTGCAG ACAGTGGGTACCCGGCCTATCTGGGTGCCCGCTTGGCATCCTTCTACGAACGGGCCGGCCGTGTCAAGTGCCTGGGCAGTCCGGAGCGAGAGGGGAGCGTCAGCATCGTTGGAGC GGTGTCCCCTCCTGGTGGGGATTTCTCAGATCCGGTCACCTCCGCGACCCTGGGGATTGTCCAG gtCTTCTGGGGCCTGGACAAGAAGCTGGCGCAGCGGAAGCACTTCCCCTCCGTCAACTGGCTGATCAGCTACAGCAAGTACACCCGGGCGCTGGACGAGCACTACGAGAGGCTCTACCCGGAGTTCATCTCCCTGAGGACCAAGGCCAAGGAGatcctgcaggaggaggaggacctgGCCGAGATCGTCCAGCTGGTGGGGAAG GCATCTCTTGCTGAAAGCGACAAGATCACCCTGGAGGTAGCCAAGCTGATCAAAGATGACTTTTTGCAGCAGAACGGCTACTCCTCCTACGACAG GTTCTGCCCTTTCTACAAGACGGTGGGCATGCTGCAGAACATGATCACTTTTTATGAGCTGGCCCGCCACGCTGTGGAGTCGACCGCCCAGTCTGACCACAAGATCACCTGGGCCATCATCCGGGAGAACCTGGGCGACATCATGTACAAGCTCAGCTCCATGAAGTTCCag GATCCAGGAAAGGATGGTGAGGCCAAGATCAAGGCCAGCTACGCTCAGCTGAACGAGGAGATGCAGAACGCCTTCCGCAACTTGGAGGACTGA